From Hypomesus transpacificus isolate Combined female chromosome 3, fHypTra1, whole genome shotgun sequence:
ATAGCCCTCGTGGTATGTCTGGGAGATATCTACTCTGTTGTTTACGCAATTGACTTCATGTAATGTATTTTAATGTTTTCCTCGCAGACCGACATGCATATTAACAACCTGGAACTTGAAGACAATCACCTGCTTGCTGAAGGAGCTAGATACATGGTAGAGATGTTAAAGGCAAATTTCACCATTCAACATCTGGTATGTTTGCGTGAGGGGCTGTGTTATGTTTGTCTTTTCATTTGTGAAAGTCTTGAAAATTGAGGGTGTTGTGGGTTATTGTGTGTATGCCACAAGAGGGCATAAGTGAGTTGCTGGTCCTACATGCTTTGTCTGAAAGATCTTAACTTTAAAATGcagtaatttttttttacagaacttGTCCAACAACCACCTAAAGACTGCAGGGGCAGAGTGCCTTTCAAAGATGCTACTGGAAAACATTTCCCTCAAATCGATCAAACTTTCAGGTAATTTAATACTTAAGCTTTGCACTTCCACCTCATGTTGTTGCCCCACCTCAATCTGTGAGACCTGTTCATCATATCTTAACAGGAAATGAATTCATAGAGGACGACGCCAAATATTTTGCTGATGCATTGGCAGTGAGTGAATAGCAACAACATTGTAATTGGATAATGTATTTTGGTTGGTTGTGAGGTAATCCTatatgccgtgtgtgtgtgtgtccctttaGAGCAACTACAGAGTGAAAGAGTTAGACCTGAGCCACAATCAGTTTtgtgggagaggtggggagcatCTGGGCCAGATGTTAGGTAAGTCATATTTTCATGAGCTTAATGGTTAAAACTGTTATTTCTTGGTATTAATTTGCGCAAACATGTTATCATGACAGCAAACAATGAGGGCTTGGAGGTGTTGAATCTGAGCTGGAATCATCTCAGAATGAAAGGAGCTGTGGCCTTCTGTGCTGGGCTGAAGGTAAGACAGACATTCCAAATGTCAAATTCTTAGTCATTTGAGTCTTTTGATCCATAGTGTCACACACCTTGTGTGCTCCTTTGCAGGTAAACGTGACCCTGAAGTACCTGGACCTGTCATGGAATGGCTTTGGGAATGAAGGGGCCCTGGCTTTAGGTGAGGcgctgaaatacaacaacactCTGGTGCACCTTGACTTGAACAACAACAGGATCACTAACGAGGGGGTGGGCATGCTGTGCAAGGGCCTGGAGGCCAACGACACCCTCAGGGTTCTGCTGGTACGCATGAAGGATTTCCTGGCTATCGCACAACAAACGTCAGctggaaaaaaaagattaaaggTTGAATAAAGGTTTTGGTGAAAGATTGTGAAAAACTATATCCTTAGATCAAAGcctacatttgaaaacaaaccaacTGCCCTTGTGTGGCTACACGGGGTAATTTGGACGTCCTGCTTCTCTACAGCTGGCATTCAACTCCCTTACAGTAGAGGGCGCACTTGCTCTTGTCAACGTGGTCAAGAACACACCGAAAACTGGCTTGGAGGAGATCAACATATCAGTGAGTGGCTTCCTCCCCCCCAGAGAGACCTTGAACCTATCAGGACAAGTCACGTTCAACGCGTCAGTGCGGAACGTTCTGGTGAACGAGAACTTACTCGATCCtaatgtgtgtccttgtgcagAACGTTCTGGTGAACGAGAACTTTGTGCAGCTGCTGGACCTGACCTGTCAGGATCACCCCTCTCTGGAGGTGCAGTATGGAGGAGTGGGAGGCTTCATAGCCAAAAAACCACCCAAACGTCCAGACCCTATGAAGGTCATACAGGTACGGAGCTGTTAGACTCTAGACACATGGTCATCGAAAAAGGACAAGCTAAGCACACAGTGAAAAAACAGATTGTTTATACAAATAATCGTACCTGGCCTTGCCTTGTTGCTCACAGTCTCAAACTAAGACTtggaaaatataaataaagGAACCAGCCGTTtcttttctgtttttgtttttaaggaCTACCTGGACGAACGCAAACTTCGCCTCTGGGACTTTTTCAGGAACATCGATAAAGACGGAACAATGCGTGTTCCAGTGGCAGACTTCCGGAAGGCTGTGCAGGTCTCCAGACAGACATCCCTCATCCCACAGCCACTGACCTTCACACGGCCGGCTGAGCTAACGCTTTTCCAATGTCCCAGAATACACACAAAAGAACTGGCCCTTCATTTCCTCTCACGGCTAATATCACTATTATATACGGCTTTTATCATCATCGAGTGGTCTTACTACTAAATGCTGATGTGTTTAAAATATTTGATGAACAGATAGTTTTTTGGTGTATGTTGTTTAAACTGCGATGTCTAACCCCCGCAGCAATCCAGTATTCCTCTGGAGCGCTTCCAGATAGAGGAGCTGATCCAGAGACTGGATCGTGAAGGAACAGGCATAGTGGACTACAGGTGAAGGAACAGGCATAGTGGACTACAGGTGAAGGAACAGGCATAGTGGACTACAGGTGAAGGAACAGGCATAGTGGACTACAGGTGAAGGAACAGGCATAGTGGACTACAGGTGAAGGAACAGGCATAGTGGACTACAGGTGAACGAACAGGCATAGTGGACTACAGGTGAAGGAACAGGCATAGTGGACTACAGGTGAAGGAACAGGCATAGTGGACTACAGGTGAAGGAACAGGCATAGTGGACTACAGGTGAAGGAACAGGCATAGTGGACTACAGGTGAACGAACAGGCATAGTGGACTACAGGTGACTGTCtgaggagcagagagcaggcCGGATCACTGGGGGTCAACTAGAAGTAGAATGAATGAATTGTAACACGGCCTACCTTTCCATACATCTGCTTGCTCAAGCCAAATATTTGAAAAGgtttatgatgtgtgtgtctggtcgcATAGAGAGAAGACGGTCACTATCAGACGGCTAAGTCAAGTATGAATGTCTTTAacggcggtgtgtgtgtgtgtgtgtgtgtgtgtgtgcaggggtctGGCCGACACCAGAAAGCAGATGATGAGGGATCACCGGCGGCAGCTGAGGAAGGTGGAGTCGCGTcagaagaaggagaagcagaagaGCGAGCGCATCCTGAAGACCTTCCAGAGCGCTGTGGAGGCAGTGACGCCCCGCAGCTCCATGGTCATGTCCCCAGGAGGGACCAAGGACGACTCCAGCGGCCCCCAGCACTTCTCCGCCACCCCGCTCAGCTCCTGGCACCACATCGTCATGTCTAACAGCAGCCACTACTCCGTGGCCAACCTGAGCAGCGAGCACGTCCACCTCCCCGCACTAGGGGGCGCCACCCACCGGCGGCCAGCCGGAAGCTCCCCAGCCATGCGCTCCTACTCCCAGCCTAACCTGCTGGAGGACTCCCCCCGCGTCCCCCACGCCAAGCCCACCTCGGCCCAGGGGATGCACTCCACCTCCAATCAGGACGTGGACCACACCAAGCTGAGTCCGACCACCAACCACCTGACCAGGTCCAGACCCGCTCTCAACGTTAAGCCGGCAGCTGGTAAAACCAAAACAAAGGGCAAGaaagtgaagaagaagaaaggtgtTGATAAAGCTACGCCTGAGAAGAGCCAAACTCAGTCCAGGAAGTGACTCTGGATCTTTGTGTCAGAGAAGCTTTGAATTATTGTAATTAATCACTGACTGCTGTAAATGCAACTTTGAATAAATAAGATTTTGAACACAGGCcaaatcttcttttttttcattgcCAGACAGtattgcaaagaaaaaaacatttgacttTTCTAATCCTGTAATGACATTCAGAACAATGTTTGCAAACAACACTCCTGTTCAGACAACAGCACACTTCATAATACCTGGGTAAGTGTTCAGGTGTAGATGCACACCCCATACCTCAGGTAAGTGTTCAGGTGTAGATGCACACCCCATCCCTCAGGTAAGTGTTCAGGTGTAGATGCACACCCCATCCCTCAGGTAAGTGTTCAGGTGTAGATGCACACCCCATCCCTCAGGTAAGTGTTCAGGTGTAGATGCACACCCCATCCCTCAGGTAAGTGTTCAGGTGTAGATGCACACCCCATCCCTCAGGTAAGTGTTCAGGTGTAGATGCACACCCCATCCCTCAGGTCTCATTCCTGTAGTCTGAGCATTGAGACTCTGAACATTATCCACACCTGAGAAAGGTCTTCCAACAAAACATCCTAGCAATAAGAATCTGTCACATTTGATTTACTCTGTCTTTCCCTATGTCATCCCCAACCCTGCAGTCTGTGACATTTGCCACTGTGTATGGCTCAGTGGGTAGAGGGCTTGACTGCAGATCTAGAGTATGTGGGTTCTAattcccctcctttcccctcccctcccctcccatcctttcccctctcctctcctctcttctcctcccc
This genomic window contains:
- the LOC124488567 gene encoding leucine-rich repeat-containing protein 74A, with product MSSLSFESLSLDDSPSPVENPALEEGWDTDLEVNEVKTSNQDTSTAEIYLQACKLLGVVPVSYFIRNLGAPIMNINHHGLGPQGGRALAIALVTDMHINNLELEDNHLLAEGARYMVEMLKANFTIQHLNLSNNHLKTAGAECLSKMLLENISLKSIKLSGNEFIEDDAKYFADALASNYRVKELDLSHNQFCGRGGEHLGQMLANNEGLEVLNLSWNHLRMKGAVAFCAGLKVNVTLKYLDLSWNGFGNEGALALGEALKYNNTLVHLDLNNNRITNEGVGMLCKGLEANDTLRVLLLAFNSLTVEGALALVNVVKNTPKTGLEEINISNVLVNENFVQLLDLTCQDHPSLEVQYGGVGGFIAKKPPKRPDPMKVIQDYLDERKLRLWDFFRNIDKDGTMRVPVADFRKAVQQSSIPLERFQIEELIQRLDREGTGIVDYRGLADTRKQMMRDHRRQLRKVESRQKKEKQKSERILKTFQSAVEAVTPRSSMVMSPGGTKDDSSGPQHFSATPLSSWHHIVMSNSSHYSVANLSSEHVHLPALGGATHRRPAGSSPAMRSYSQPNLLEDSPRVPHAKPTSAQGMHSTSNQDVDHTKLSPTTNHLTRSRPALNVKPAAGKTKTKGKKVKKKKGVDKATPEKSQTQSRK